The proteins below come from a single Nocardiopsis gilva YIM 90087 genomic window:
- a CDS encoding SGNH/GDSL hydrolase family protein produces the protein MAIGDSLTEGLDDPGPDGEYRGFADRLAAHLADGAPDFRYANLAVRGRRMRHIFGEQLDQTLAGAPDLVTVHAGGNDVLRPGTDLDELAAEFERGIRKMHAAGIRTVILSGHDTGWIPVLRAYRGRIAVFSMHLRAIAERTGSDIVDLWSMESLNDPRAWSVDRLHFNAAGHRIVAARIADILGAPMGPREIWERPWDTPPPQLPRILRRRETLRWTREHLVPWLSRRALGRSSGDGRLPKRPELTELNGDVVDDHGHLS, from the coding sequence GTGGCGATCGGGGACAGCCTGACCGAAGGTCTCGACGACCCCGGCCCCGACGGCGAGTACCGCGGATTCGCGGACCGGCTCGCCGCCCACCTCGCCGACGGCGCCCCCGACTTCCGCTATGCCAACCTCGCGGTGCGCGGGCGCCGCATGCGGCACATCTTCGGTGAGCAGCTCGACCAGACCCTGGCCGGCGCCCCCGACCTGGTGACCGTGCACGCGGGCGGCAACGACGTCCTGCGTCCCGGCACCGACCTGGACGAGCTCGCCGCGGAGTTCGAGCGCGGCATCCGCAAGATGCACGCGGCCGGGATCCGCACCGTCATCCTCTCCGGCCACGACACCGGCTGGATCCCCGTGCTGCGCGCCTACCGCGGCCGGATCGCGGTGTTCAGCATGCACCTTCGGGCCATCGCCGAGCGGACCGGCAGCGACATCGTCGACCTGTGGTCCATGGAGTCGCTCAACGACCCGCGCGCCTGGAGCGTGGACCGACTGCACTTCAACGCCGCCGGCCACCGGATCGTCGCCGCACGCATCGCCGACATCCTCGGCGCCCCCATGGGGCCGCGGGAGATCTGGGAGCGCCCGTGGGACACCCCGCCGCCGCAGCTGCCCCGCATCCTCCGCCGCCGGGAGACGCTGCGGTGGACCCGCGAACACCTGGTCCCCTGGCTCAGCCGCCGCGCCCTGGGCCGCTCGTCGGGCGACGGCCGCCTGCCCAAGCGCCCCGAGCTCACCGAACTGAACGGTGACGTGGTCGACGACCACGGGCACCTGTCCTAG
- a CDS encoding non-heme iron oxygenase ferredoxin subunit — protein MSNDGFTKVCSLNDIPEEGALGVEVGDTPVAVVRSEGEVFAISDICSHAEVNLSEGEVEDGAIECWLHGSCFELSSGKPINPPATQPVPTYAVKIDGDDVLVSLDTKNS, from the coding sequence ATGAGTAACGACGGTTTCACCAAGGTCTGCTCGCTGAACGACATCCCCGAGGAGGGGGCGCTCGGCGTGGAGGTCGGCGACACTCCGGTGGCCGTCGTCCGCAGCGAGGGCGAGGTGTTCGCGATCAGCGACATCTGCTCGCACGCCGAGGTGAACCTGTCCGAGGGAGAGGTCGAGGACGGCGCGATCGAGTGCTGGCTGCACGGTTCGTGCTTCGAGCTCTCGTCGGGCAAGCCGATCAACCCGCCGGCGACGCAGCCGGTCCCCACGTACGCAGTCAAGATCGATGGCGATGACGTGCTCGTCTCGCTGGACACGAAGAATTCCTGA
- the sufD gene encoding Fe-S cluster assembly protein SufD: protein MASPNLGIKEHSHGDVELPISKLDVHGSFDVDAFPVPTGREEEWRFTPMRRLRGLHDGRDISDGVVKVETRAPAEVTVETGVGSDDPRLGTSFLPTDRVSALAYRDFDKFHGATVVTVPKETAVSEPVFITTTGAEQGDAYGHVLVHVERHASATVVLEYAGSAVYADNVEFIVDDGAKLTVISLQDWDTDAVHVAHQYTKVGRDARFKSHVITLGGDLVRLSPKVGYTGRGGDAELHGLYFTGDNQHHEHRSLIDHNVSNTRSRVNYRGALSGEGAHGVWIGDVIIGEGTEGTDSYEHNRNLALTDGTRIDSVPNLEIFTGEVEGAGHASASGRLDDIHLFYLQSRGIPEDEARRLVIRGYFAELINTIEIPELRDRIMDEVEEKLARHE from the coding sequence TTGGCCAGCCCGAATCTCGGAATCAAGGAACACTCCCACGGCGACGTGGAGCTTCCGATCTCCAAACTCGACGTGCACGGCTCGTTCGACGTCGACGCGTTCCCCGTGCCCACCGGCCGCGAGGAGGAGTGGCGCTTCACCCCGATGCGCCGCCTGCGCGGTCTGCACGACGGCCGGGACATCAGCGACGGTGTCGTCAAGGTCGAGACGCGTGCGCCCGCCGAGGTCACCGTCGAGACCGGTGTCGGCTCCGACGACCCCCGCCTGGGGACCTCGTTCCTGCCCACCGACCGCGTGAGCGCCCTGGCCTACCGCGACTTCGACAAGTTCCACGGCGCCACGGTCGTCACCGTGCCCAAGGAGACCGCGGTCTCCGAGCCGGTCTTCATCACGACCACCGGCGCCGAGCAGGGCGACGCCTACGGCCACGTGCTGGTGCACGTCGAGCGCCACGCCTCGGCCACCGTCGTCCTGGAGTACGCCGGCTCCGCGGTCTACGCCGACAACGTCGAGTTCATCGTCGACGACGGCGCCAAGCTCACGGTGATCAGCCTGCAGGACTGGGACACCGACGCGGTCCACGTCGCCCACCAGTACACCAAGGTCGGCCGCGACGCCCGCTTCAAGAGCCACGTGATCACCCTCGGCGGCGACCTGGTCCGGCTCTCCCCGAAGGTCGGCTACACCGGCCGCGGGGGCGACGCCGAGCTGCACGGCCTGTACTTCACCGGCGACAACCAGCACCACGAGCACCGCTCGCTCATCGACCACAACGTGTCCAACACCCGCAGCCGCGTCAATTACCGGGGCGCGCTCAGCGGCGAGGGCGCGCACGGCGTGTGGATCGGTGACGTCATCATCGGCGAGGGCACCGAGGGCACGGACTCCTACGAGCACAACCGCAACCTCGCCCTCACCGACGGCACCCGGATCGACTCCGTCCCCAACCTGGAGATCTTCACCGGTGAGGTCGAGGGCGCCGGGCACGCCAGTGCCAGCGGCCGCCTGGACGACATCCACCTGTTCTACCTCCAGTCGCGCGGTATCCCGGAGGACGAGGCGCGCCGCCTGGTCATCCGCGGCTACTTCGCCGAGCTGATCAACACGATCGAGATCCCGGAGCTGCGCGACCGGATCATGGACGAGGTCGAGGAGAAGCTGGCCCGGCATGAGTAA
- the sufB gene encoding Fe-S cluster assembly protein SufB: protein MTSIAHPELEGLGTYEYGWADRDEAGASARRGLNEEVVRDISAKKDEPEWMLKRRLKSLKLFDKKPMPSWGADLSGIDFDNIKYFVRSTEQQAASWEDLPEDIKNTYDKLGIPEAEKQRLVAGVAAQYESEVVYHQIREDLEEQGVLFLDTDTALKEYPEIFEEYFGTVIPSGDNKFAALNTAVWSGGSFIYVPKNVHVEIPLQAYFRINTENMGQFERTLIIVDEGAYVHYVEGCTAPIYKTDSLHSAVVEIIVKKNARCRYTTIQNWSNNVFNLVTKRAVAYEGATMEWVDGNIGSQVTMKYPAVYLMGEHAKGETLSIAFAGEGQHQDTGSKMVHCAPNTSSTIISKSVARAGGRASYRGLVQVQEGAERAKSTVKCDALLIDTVSRSDTYPYNDIREDDTELGHEATVSKVSEDQLFYLMSRGLDEDEAMAMIVRGFVEPIARELPMEYALELNRLIELQMEGAVG, encoded by the coding sequence ATGACGTCTATCGCGCACCCCGAGCTCGAGGGGCTCGGAACCTACGAGTACGGCTGGGCCGACCGTGACGAGGCCGGAGCCTCGGCTCGGCGCGGCCTGAACGAAGAGGTCGTCCGCGACATTTCGGCCAAGAAGGATGAGCCGGAATGGATGCTGAAGCGTCGGCTCAAGTCGCTGAAGCTCTTCGACAAGAAGCCGATGCCCTCCTGGGGTGCCGACCTTTCGGGGATCGACTTCGACAACATCAAGTACTTCGTCCGGTCCACGGAGCAGCAGGCCGCTTCCTGGGAGGACCTGCCCGAGGACATCAAGAACACCTATGACAAGCTCGGCATCCCCGAGGCCGAGAAGCAGCGCCTGGTCGCCGGCGTCGCCGCGCAGTACGAGTCCGAGGTCGTCTACCACCAGATCCGCGAGGACCTGGAGGAGCAGGGCGTCCTCTTCCTCGACACCGACACGGCGCTCAAGGAGTACCCCGAGATCTTCGAGGAGTACTTCGGCACCGTCATCCCGTCCGGCGACAACAAGTTCGCCGCGCTGAACACGGCGGTGTGGAGCGGCGGCTCCTTCATCTACGTGCCCAAGAACGTGCACGTCGAGATCCCGCTGCAGGCCTACTTCCGGATCAACACCGAGAACATGGGCCAGTTCGAGCGGACCCTGATCATCGTCGACGAGGGCGCCTACGTCCACTACGTCGAGGGCTGCACCGCACCGATCTACAAGACCGACTCGCTGCACTCCGCGGTCGTCGAGATCATCGTCAAGAAGAACGCGCGCTGCCGGTACACGACCATCCAGAACTGGTCGAACAACGTCTTCAACCTGGTGACCAAGCGCGCCGTCGCCTACGAGGGCGCCACCATGGAGTGGGTCGACGGCAACATCGGCTCCCAGGTGACCATGAAGTACCCGGCCGTCTACCTGATGGGCGAGCACGCCAAGGGCGAGACCCTGTCCATCGCCTTCGCGGGCGAAGGCCAGCACCAGGACACCGGCTCCAAGATGGTGCACTGCGCGCCGAACACCTCCTCGACCATCATCTCCAAGTCGGTGGCCCGCGCGGGTGGCCGCGCGTCCTACCGCGGCCTGGTGCAGGTGCAGGAGGGCGCCGAGCGCGCCAAGTCCACGGTCAAGTGTGACGCGCTGCTGATCGACACCGTCAGCCGCTCCGACACCTACCCGTACAACGACATCCGCGAGGACGACACCGAGCTCGGCCACGAGGCGACCGTCTCCAAGGTCAGCGAGGACCAGCTCTTCTACCTGATGAGCCGGGGCCTGGACGAGGACGAGGCCATGGCGATGATCGTGCGCGGGTTCGTCGAGCCCATCGCGCGCGAGCTTCCCATGGAGTACGCGCTGGAACTGAACCGGCTGATCGAGCTGCAGATGGAAGGAGCGGTTGGTTAA
- a CDS encoding cysteine desulfurase, with amino-acid sequence MTTSELALLDVEAIRADFPILARTVRAERPLVYLDSGATSQKPRQVLDAEREFYERHNAAVHRGAHQLAEEATDAYEAARATIAAFIGAQSDEVVFTKNATEAVNLVAYAMSNAATSGEAYDRFRIGPGDEVVVTEMEHHANLVPWQQLCQRTGATLRWFSVTDEGRLDLSAMDELVNERTKIVALTHQSNVLGTINPVRTVADRAHEVGALVVVDAAQSVPHMPVDVRELGADFLVFSGHKMLGPNGIGVLWGRPELLAAMPPFITGGSMIGVVYMDHSTWAEPPQRFEAGVPMSPQAVGLAAACDYLSAIGMEKVFAHEHALTEYALKHIGALDGVRIVGPMDSDQRGGALSFTVDDIHPHDVGQVLDDQGLAVRVGHHCAWPLHRRFETVATTRASFYLYNTFADIDALVEGIQAAQRFFGTAEAR; translated from the coding sequence GTGACAACGAGCGAGCTGGCGCTGCTCGACGTGGAGGCCATCCGGGCGGATTTCCCGATCCTCGCCCGGACGGTCCGCGCCGAGCGCCCACTGGTGTATCTCGATTCCGGGGCGACCTCGCAGAAGCCCCGGCAGGTCCTCGATGCCGAACGCGAGTTCTACGAACGCCACAACGCGGCGGTGCACCGAGGCGCGCACCAGCTCGCGGAGGAGGCCACCGACGCCTATGAGGCCGCGCGGGCGACCATCGCGGCCTTCATCGGGGCCCAGTCCGACGAAGTGGTGTTCACCAAGAACGCCACCGAGGCGGTCAACCTCGTCGCCTACGCCATGAGCAATGCGGCCACCAGCGGAGAGGCCTACGACCGCTTCCGCATCGGCCCGGGCGACGAGGTCGTCGTCACCGAGATGGAGCACCACGCCAACCTGGTGCCCTGGCAGCAGCTGTGTCAGCGCACCGGTGCGACGCTGCGCTGGTTCTCGGTCACCGACGAGGGCCGCCTCGACCTGTCCGCCATGGACGAGCTGGTCAATGAGCGCACCAAGATCGTGGCCCTCACCCACCAGTCCAACGTGCTGGGCACCATCAACCCCGTGCGGACCGTCGCAGACCGGGCGCACGAGGTCGGCGCGCTGGTCGTGGTCGACGCTGCCCAGTCGGTGCCGCACATGCCGGTCGACGTCCGCGAGCTCGGCGCCGACTTCCTGGTGTTCTCGGGCCACAAGATGCTCGGCCCCAACGGCATCGGTGTGCTGTGGGGGCGGCCGGAGCTGCTCGCCGCGATGCCGCCGTTCATCACCGGCGGTTCGATGATCGGCGTCGTGTACATGGACCACTCCACCTGGGCCGAGCCGCCGCAGCGCTTCGAGGCCGGGGTGCCGATGTCGCCCCAGGCCGTCGGCCTGGCCGCCGCGTGCGACTACCTGAGCGCCATCGGGATGGAGAAGGTGTTCGCCCACGAGCATGCGCTCACCGAGTACGCGCTCAAGCACATCGGCGCGCTCGACGGCGTGAGGATCGTCGGGCCGATGGACAGCGACCAGCGCGGCGGCGCGCTCTCGTTCACGGTGGATGACATCCACCCGCACGACGTCGGCCAGGTCCTGGACGACCAGGGGCTCGCGGTCCGCGTCGGGCACCACTGCGCGTGGCCGCTGCACCGCCGGTTCGAGACGGTGGCCACCACCCGGGCCTCGTTCTACCTGTACAACACGTTCGCTGACATCGACGCGCTGGTCGAAGGCATTCAGGCGGCTCAGCGGTTCTTCGGGACCGCCGAGGCGCGGTGA
- a CDS encoding ABC transporter ATP-binding protein: MSTAAVEVSDLVKSYGDTTAVAGLSFTAPRGAVTALLGPNGAGKTSTIEICEGFRSADSGRVRVLGLDPVADAAALKPKVGVMLQSGGVPTGARAGEWLRLVASFHARPVPPDTLLERLGLLSVATTPFRRLSGGQQQRLSLAAAVIGRPELVFLDEPTAGLDPQARMATWDLIGELRAAGVGVVLTTHYMDEAERLADRVVIIDHGRVVADGTTDDLTDTRQELRFAAKGGLDTDSLLAALPPASRIEVRSDETSSDRSGRGHEDDAVRYVITTAAADDIGPEFVATVTTWCAANGVLPQDLRVQRRTLEDVFLHLTGRDLRET; this comes from the coding sequence ATGAGCACAGCCGCGGTCGAGGTCTCCGACTTGGTCAAGAGCTATGGCGACACCACCGCCGTGGCGGGCCTGTCGTTCACCGCACCCCGCGGCGCGGTGACCGCGCTGCTGGGCCCCAACGGGGCGGGCAAGACAAGCACCATCGAGATCTGCGAGGGGTTTCGGTCAGCCGATTCCGGCCGGGTCCGAGTGCTGGGCCTCGACCCCGTGGCCGACGCGGCCGCGCTCAAGCCCAAGGTCGGCGTGATGCTGCAGTCCGGCGGTGTCCCCACCGGGGCCCGCGCCGGGGAGTGGCTGCGCCTGGTGGCGTCGTTCCATGCCCGACCCGTCCCACCCGACACGCTCCTGGAGCGGCTCGGCCTGCTCTCGGTCGCCACGACGCCCTTCCGCCGCCTGTCGGGCGGACAGCAGCAGCGGCTGTCCCTGGCCGCCGCCGTCATCGGCCGCCCCGAGCTCGTCTTCCTCGACGAGCCGACCGCCGGGCTCGACCCGCAGGCGCGCATGGCCACCTGGGACCTCATCGGCGAGCTGCGCGCCGCCGGGGTCGGCGTCGTGCTCACCACGCACTACATGGACGAGGCCGAACGCCTCGCCGACCGTGTGGTGATCATCGACCACGGCCGCGTGGTGGCCGACGGCACCACCGACGACCTCACCGACACCCGCCAGGAGCTGCGCTTCGCGGCGAAGGGCGGGCTCGACACCGACAGCCTGCTCGCGGCGCTGCCGCCCGCGAGCCGGATCGAGGTGCGGTCCGATGAAACCTCCAGCGACCGGTCCGGGCGGGGCCACGAGGACGACGCGGTCCGCTACGTCATCACCACAGCCGCCGCGGACGACATCGGCCCCGAGTTCGTGGCCACGGTCACCACCTGGTGCGCCGCCAACGGCGTCCTCCCCCAGGACCTGCGTGTGCAGCGGCGTACCCTCGAAGACGTCTTCCTCCATCTCACCGGCCGGGACCTCCGCGAGACATGA
- a CDS encoding helix-turn-helix transcriptional regulator: MSSTRRADGSVDSGAPRVPVGPERGAETGTRARVARLILEHGPITASTLGERLGLTPAAIRRHLDNLMDEGMVEARDARPHGRRGRGRPARVFAITEAGRDAFVHGYDDLASSALRFLAETAGPEAVTEFARRQVADLERRYRPLLESVPPQQRVRLLAEALSNDGYAATAGEAPAPGGGEQLCQHHCPVAHVAAEFPELCEAEVEAFARLLGTPVRRLATIAHGDGVCTTHVTPRDIAREDPPEPR; the protein is encoded by the coding sequence ATGAGCAGCACACGACGAGCAGACGGGAGCGTCGATTCCGGCGCGCCCCGGGTGCCCGTCGGTCCCGAGCGGGGGGCCGAGACCGGTACCCGCGCGCGGGTCGCACGGCTCATCTTGGAACACGGTCCGATCACGGCGTCCACGCTGGGGGAGCGCCTCGGACTGACACCGGCGGCCATCCGCCGCCACCTTGACAACTTGATGGATGAGGGAATGGTTGAGGCCCGCGATGCCCGTCCGCACGGGCGCCGCGGTCGGGGCCGTCCGGCCCGTGTCTTCGCCATCACCGAAGCCGGCCGTGATGCGTTCGTGCACGGATACGATGACCTGGCCTCCAGCGCCCTGCGTTTTCTCGCCGAGACGGCGGGACCCGAGGCCGTCACCGAGTTCGCCCGGCGCCAGGTCGCCGATCTGGAGCGCCGGTATCGGCCGCTGCTCGAATCCGTACCCCCGCAGCAACGGGTCCGGCTGCTCGCCGAGGCGCTGTCCAACGACGGCTACGCGGCGACGGCGGGTGAGGCCCCGGCGCCCGGCGGCGGCGAGCAGCTGTGCCAGCACCACTGCCCGGTGGCGCACGTCGCGGCGGAGTTCCCTGAACTGTGCGAGGCCGAGGTCGAGGCCTTCGCCCGGCTGCTGGGGACGCCGGTGCGGCGGCTCGCGACCATCGCCCACGGCGACGGCGTGTGCACCACACACGTCACCCCCCGCGACATCGCCCGAGAGGACCCGCCCGAACCCCGGTGA
- the sufC gene encoding Fe-S cluster assembly ATPase SufC produces MTKFELRGVRADVLIGAEEREEILKGVDLTINSGETHAIMGPNGSGKSTLAYAIAGHPKYEITAGEVLLDGENVLEMSVDERARAGLFLAMQYPVEVPGVSMSNFLRSSVTSVRGEAPKLRAFSKELQGVMSDLSIDSSFAARGVNEGFSGGEKKRHEILQLELLKPKMAILDETDSGLDVDALKVVSKGINRAKENHEMGVMLITHYTRILNYVKPDFVHVFADGRIAESGGPELADALESDGYERFVKAGA; encoded by the coding sequence ATGACGAAGTTCGAACTCCGCGGGGTGCGCGCCGATGTCCTCATCGGCGCCGAAGAGCGCGAAGAGATCCTCAAGGGCGTCGACCTCACCATCAACTCCGGTGAGACGCACGCGATCATGGGCCCCAACGGCTCCGGCAAGTCCACCCTGGCCTACGCCATCGCCGGCCACCCGAAGTACGAGATCACGGCCGGCGAGGTCCTCCTCGACGGCGAGAACGTGCTGGAGATGAGCGTCGACGAGCGCGCCCGCGCCGGACTGTTCCTCGCCATGCAGTACCCCGTCGAGGTCCCGGGCGTCTCGATGTCCAACTTCCTGCGCAGCTCGGTCACGTCCGTGCGCGGCGAGGCCCCGAAGCTCCGCGCCTTCTCCAAGGAGCTGCAGGGCGTGATGTCGGACCTGTCCATCGACTCGTCCTTCGCCGCCCGCGGCGTCAACGAGGGCTTCTCCGGCGGTGAGAAGAAGCGCCACGAGATCCTCCAGCTGGAGCTGCTCAAGCCGAAGATGGCCATCCTCGACGAGACCGACTCCGGCCTCGACGTCGACGCCCTGAAGGTCGTCTCCAAGGGCATCAACCGCGCCAAGGAGAACCACGAGATGGGGGTCATGCTGATCACCCACTACACCCGGATCCTCAACTACGTGAAGCCGGACTTCGTGCACGTCTTCGCCGACGGCCGGATCGCCGAGTCGGGCGGTCCGGAGCTGGCCGACGCCCTGGAGTCCGATGGCTACGAGCGGTTCGTGAAGGCGGGCGCTTAA
- the sufU gene encoding Fe-S cluster assembly sulfur transfer protein SufU produces the protein MRLDAMYQEIILDHYRNPHNKGLRDPHNGEAHHINPTCGDEVTLRVTLTPADGRALDGSAVVSDVSYDSMGCSISQASASVLTDLLIGKTVDEGMRTLDAFNELMHSKGQGEPDEDVLEDAVAFAGVSQYPARIKCALLAWMAWKDATAQSLDKEKEGAS, from the coding sequence ATGCGTTTGGACGCGATGTACCAGGAGATCATCCTGGACCACTACCGCAATCCGCACAACAAGGGGCTGCGCGACCCGCACAACGGCGAGGCGCACCACATCAACCCCACCTGCGGTGACGAGGTGACGCTGCGGGTGACACTCACCCCGGCCGATGGTCGCGCGCTCGACGGGAGCGCCGTCGTCAGCGACGTCTCCTACGACAGCATGGGGTGCTCGATCAGCCAGGCCAGTGCCTCGGTCCTGACCGACCTGCTGATCGGAAAGACGGTCGACGAGGGCATGCGGACGCTCGACGCCTTCAACGAGCTGATGCACTCCAAGGGCCAGGGCGAGCCCGACGAGGACGTCCTGGAGGACGCGGTGGCCTTCGCCGGTGTGTCCCAATATCCTGCCCGTATCAAGTGCGCCCTGCTCGCCTGGATGGCGTGGAAGGACGCGACCGCCCAGTCCCTGGACAAGGAGAAGGAGGGCGCCTCATGA
- a CDS encoding metal-sulfur cluster assembly factor: MTENQSAEAVAAPEQSTDTGDAALAEEIAEALKDVIDPELGVNVVDLGLLYGVNVDKEAITLDMTLTSAACPLTDVIEDQATSALDEFEREVKINWVWMPPWGPDKITEDGRDQLRMLGFNV, translated from the coding sequence ATGACGGAGAACCAGTCGGCCGAGGCCGTGGCGGCCCCGGAGCAGAGCACGGACACCGGTGACGCGGCGCTGGCCGAGGAGATCGCCGAGGCGCTCAAGGACGTCATTGACCCCGAACTGGGTGTCAACGTCGTCGACCTCGGGCTGCTCTACGGCGTCAACGTCGACAAGGAGGCCATTACCCTCGACATGACGCTGACCAGCGCGGCCTGCCCGCTGACCGACGTCATCGAGGACCAGGCCACCAGCGCGCTGGACGAGTTCGAGCGTGAGGTCAAGATCAACTGGGTCTGGATGCCGCCGTGGGGTCCGGACAAGATCACCGAGGACGGCCGCGACCAGCTGCGCATGCTGGGATTCAACGTCTGA
- a CDS encoding acyl-CoA carboxylase subunit beta — MTVTDNRVAGAPAATTAPTESEDPRTPRLRLAAFFDEGSLRLLTAEDDSAALAALGRINGMPAVAFANDARIQGGAMGTAGCAAIEVAYEHAVRERMPVIGLWHSGGARLAEGVESLHAVGRVFAAMTRASGVVPQISVVLGAAAGGAAYGPALTDIVVMSERGKVFVTGPDVVRSVTGEEITAEELGGPDAHGRRSGVVHLTAPDDTAAMVKGRELALLLGHQGQMRPDDIADADLSDVLPESPRRAYDVKPLVNRVLDAPIGEGSIELQAKWAPNIVTALGRLGDRTVGVIANNPLRLGGCLDSKSAEKAARFVRMCDAFGVPLVVLVDVPGYLPGVGQEWDGVVRRGAKLLHAFAEATVPRVTLVTRKSYGGAYIAMNSRSLGATRVLAWPTAEIAVMGPVAAVRILHRKQLAAVPEEERPALEQQLAAEQEKKAGGLDRAQDLGVVDEVIDPARTRSALAQAIFTAPAARGAHGNIPL, encoded by the coding sequence ATGACCGTGACCGACAACAGAGTGGCGGGGGCGCCAGCAGCGACCACCGCACCCACCGAATCCGAGGACCCGCGCACGCCGCGGCTGCGGCTCGCCGCGTTCTTCGACGAGGGGTCGCTGCGGCTGCTCACCGCCGAGGACGACAGCGCCGCGCTCGCCGCCCTCGGACGGATCAACGGCATGCCCGCCGTCGCCTTCGCCAACGACGCCCGCATCCAGGGCGGGGCCATGGGCACCGCCGGATGCGCCGCGATCGAGGTCGCCTACGAGCACGCGGTGCGCGAGCGGATGCCCGTCATCGGGCTGTGGCACTCCGGCGGCGCGCGGCTCGCCGAAGGCGTGGAGAGCCTGCACGCCGTGGGCCGCGTGTTCGCGGCGATGACCAGGGCCTCGGGCGTGGTCCCGCAGATCTCGGTGGTGCTCGGCGCGGCCGCGGGCGGCGCCGCCTACGGTCCGGCGCTGACCGACATCGTGGTCATGTCCGAGCGCGGCAAGGTGTTCGTGACCGGACCCGACGTGGTGCGCAGCGTGACGGGCGAGGAGATCACCGCCGAGGAGCTGGGCGGCCCCGACGCGCACGGGCGGCGCAGCGGCGTGGTGCACCTGACCGCGCCGGACGACACCGCCGCCATGGTCAAGGGCCGCGAGCTGGCGCTGCTGCTGGGCCATCAGGGCCAGATGCGCCCCGACGACATCGCCGACGCCGACCTGAGCGACGTTCTGCCGGAGTCGCCGCGCCGCGCCTACGACGTCAAGCCGCTGGTGAACCGCGTCCTGGACGCGCCGATCGGCGAGGGCTCGATCGAGCTGCAGGCCAAGTGGGCGCCGAACATCGTCACGGCGCTGGGCCGCCTCGGCGACCGCACGGTCGGTGTGATCGCCAACAACCCCCTGCGGCTCGGCGGGTGCCTGGACTCCAAGTCGGCGGAGAAGGCGGCGCGCTTCGTCCGGATGTGCGACGCGTTCGGCGTTCCGCTGGTGGTCCTGGTGGACGTGCCCGGCTACCTGCCCGGCGTCGGCCAGGAGTGGGACGGCGTGGTCCGCCGCGGCGCCAAGCTGCTGCACGCCTTCGCCGAGGCCACCGTGCCGCGGGTGACCCTCGTGACGCGCAAGTCCTACGGCGGCGCCTACATCGCGATGAACTCCCGCTCGCTGGGTGCCACCCGGGTGCTGGCCTGGCCGACCGCGGAGATCGCGGTCATGGGCCCGGTGGCCGCGGTGCGCATCCTGCACCGCAAGCAGCTCGCCGCCGTCCCGGAGGAGGAGCGCCCGGCGCTGGAGCAGCAGCTCGCCGCAGAGCAGGAGAAGAAGGCCGGCGGCCTGGATCGGGCCCAGGACCTCGGGGTGGTCGACGAGGTGATCGACCCCGCACGCACCCGCTCCGCCCTGGCCCAGGCCATCTTCACCGCCCCCGCCGCCCGCGGCGCACACGGCAACATTCCGCTGTAG
- a CDS encoding ABC transporter permease has protein sequence MSSNSVQNSPTTFAPAPGAAPMHRMVRTQAAMELRILLRNGEQLLLTMVIPVLLLVGFSLTSVLDIGAGSRVDFLAPGILALAVMSTAFTGQAIGTGFERRYGVLKRLGATPLSRFGLIAAKTLAVVAVEALQIAVICGVALALGWSPHGGVVGALYAALLIVLATAAFSSLALLMAGTLRAEATLAAANLVYVVLLGLGGVIFSIDRFPSAVQPALEALPITALASGLRSVLTEGASPAVLPIIVLAAWAAIGAALAARFFRWE, from the coding sequence ATGAGCAGCAACTCCGTCCAGAACTCCCCGACGACGTTCGCCCCCGCGCCGGGGGCGGCGCCGATGCACCGCATGGTGCGCACGCAGGCCGCCATGGAGCTGCGCATCCTGCTGCGCAACGGCGAGCAGCTGCTGCTCACCATGGTCATCCCGGTGCTGCTGCTGGTCGGGTTCAGCCTCACCTCGGTCCTCGACATCGGCGCGGGCTCGCGCGTCGACTTCCTCGCCCCCGGCATCCTCGCCCTGGCCGTGATGTCCACGGCCTTCACCGGACAGGCCATCGGCACCGGCTTCGAGCGGCGCTACGGCGTCCTGAAGCGGCTCGGAGCGACCCCGCTGTCGCGGTTCGGCCTGATCGCGGCCAAGACCCTTGCCGTGGTCGCCGTGGAGGCCCTGCAGATCGCGGTGATCTGCGGCGTCGCCCTCGCCCTGGGCTGGTCGCCTCACGGCGGAGTCGTCGGCGCGCTGTACGCCGCCCTGCTCATCGTGCTGGCCACCGCCGCGTTCAGCTCGCTGGCCCTGCTGATGGCCGGAACTCTCCGCGCCGAGGCCACCCTGGCCGCCGCCAACCTGGTCTACGTGGTGCTGCTGGGGCTGGGCGGCGTCATCTTCTCGATCGACCGCTTCCCCTCGGCCGTGCAGCCGGCGCTGGAGGCGCTGCCGATCACGGCACTGGCCTCCGGCCTCCGCTCCGTCCTGACCGAGGGCGCGTCCCCCGCGGTGCTCCCCATCATCGTGCTGGCCGCCTGGGCGGCCATCGGCGCGGCACTGGCCGCCCGCTTCTTCCGCTGGGAGTAG